One window of Silene latifolia isolate original U9 population unplaced genomic scaffold, ASM4854445v1 scaffold_88, whole genome shotgun sequence genomic DNA carries:
- the LOC141640527 gene encoding uncharacterized protein LOC141640527, whose protein sequence is MDKQEAEDDAQVVMGTFLINNKLTYLLFDSGATHSFVSKSHATTMGLGEFALVDFPVDLFEFPLYGFEVIVKMDWLSKYKASIDFQKKKVSLRGPKGIRVFY, encoded by the exons atggataAACAAGAAGCGGAGGATGATGCACAAGTTGTTATGGGTACATTTTTGATTAATAATAAGCTAACGTATTTATTATTTGATTCGGGTGCTACCCATTcctttgtgtctaagagtcatgccacAACTatggggttgggagagtttgcgTTG GTAGACTTTCCAGTTGACTTGTTTGAGTTTCCTTTATATGGGTTTGAGGTCATTGTGAAGATGGATTGGTTGAGTAAGTATAAGGCTAGCATCGATTTCCAGAAGAAAAaggtgtctttaagaggtcctaaggggattagagTGTTTTATTGA